One part of the Eulemur rufifrons isolate Redbay chromosome 16, OSU_ERuf_1, whole genome shotgun sequence genome encodes these proteins:
- the LOC138396265 gene encoding LOW QUALITY PROTEIN: olfactory receptor 9S13-like (The sequence of the model RefSeq protein was modified relative to this genomic sequence to represent the inferred CDS: deleted 1 base in 1 codon; substituted 1 base at 1 genomic stop codon) encodes MKSELNRNYSELTEFILLGFRSSPEVQILLFLLFLLLYMVIVLGNTSMLVVIKIDSRLHTPMYFFLRNLSCLDLCYSTVIAPKTLATFLSKEKKISYNGCATQFFFFALFVGTEGFLLAVMAYDRFSAICSPFLYNVRMSQQACVRLVIGSYLCGCINSMIQTGFTFSLRFCGENRLDHFFCDVPALIKISCVDTFVNEIVLFILSALIILTTTTVILVSYAYILSTVLKIPSTHGRSKTFSTCGSHMVVVSLFYKRTXRTVFFMYAQPGAISSPEESKIITVFYTLIIPMLNPLIYSLRNREVKNALKRIMMRKISFN; translated from the exons ATGAAGAGTGAGCTGAACAGGAACTACTCAGAGTTGACAGAGTTTATTCTGCTGGGATTCAGATCATCTCCAGAAGTACAGATTCTTTTATTCTTACTGTTCTTGCTTCTCTACATGGTCATTGTGTTGGGCAATACCAGCATGTTAGTTGTCATTAAAATAGACTCCAGACTTCACACGCCTATGTATTTCTTTCTCAGAAATTTGTCCTGTTTGGATCTCTGCTACTCCACAGTCATTGCTCCCAAAACTCTAGCTACTTTCTTgtccaaggaaaagaaaatttcttacaATGGCTGTGCAACacagttctttttctttgctctctttgTTGGGACTGAAGGTTTTCTTCTGGCTGTGATGGCATATGATCGCTTCTCAGCCATTTGCTCACCTTTCCTCTACAATGTACGTATGTCTCAGCAGGCTTGTGTTCGCTTGGTGATTGGCTCCTACCTCTGTGGATGCATCAACTCCATGATACAAACAGGTTTCACCTTCAGTTTGCGCTTCTGTGGGGAGAACAGATTGGACCACTTTTTCTGTGACGTCCCAGCCCTGATCAAGATCTCATGTGTTGACACCTTTGTAAATGAGATTGTACTGTTTATTCTCTCTGCCCTCATCATCCTCACCACCACAACTGTCATTCTGGTATCCTATGCTTATATCCTCTCCACTGTCCTGAAGATCCCCTCGACCCACGGCAGGAGCAAGACCTTCTCCACCTGTGGCTCCCATATGGTGGTAGTGAGTTTATTCTAT AAGCGTACATGAAGAACTGTGTTCTTCATGTATGCTCAACCTGGGGCCATCTCCTCACCAGAGGAAAGCAAGATTATAACTGTGTTCTATACTCTTATCATCCCTATGTTAAATCCTCTGATTTATAGTCTAAGAAACAGAGAGgtgaaaaatgctttaaaaaggataatgatgagaaaaatatcttttaattga
- the LOC138397289 gene encoding olfactory receptor 9S13-like: MKSELNRNYSELTEFILLGFRSSPEVQILLFLLFLLLYMVIVLGNTSMLVVIKIDSRLHTPMYFFLRNLSCLDLCYSTVIAPKTLATFLSKEKKISYNGCATQFFFFALFVGTEGFLLAVMAYDRFSAICSPFLYNVRMSQQACVRLVIGSYLCGCINSMIQTGFTFSLRFCGENRLDHFFCDVPALIKISCVDTFVNEIVLFILSALIILTTTTVILVSYAYILSTVLKIPSTHGRSKTFSTCSSHITVVSLFYGTVFFMYAQPGAISSPEESKIIAVFYTLIIPMLNPLIYSLRNREVKNALKRIMMRKTPSIDL; encoded by the coding sequence ATGAAGAGTGAGCTGAACAGGAACTACTCAGAGTTGACAGAGTTTATTCTGCTGGGATTCAGATCATCTCCAGAAGTACAGATTCTTTTATTCTTACTGTTCTTGCTTCTCTACATGGTCATTGTGTTGGGCAATACCAGCATGTTAGTTGTCATTAAAATAGACTCCAGACTTCACACGCCTATGTATTTCTTTCTCAGAAATTTGTCCTGTTTGGATCTCTGCTACTCCACAGTCATTGCTCCCAAAACTCTAGCTACTTTCTTgtccaaggaaaagaaaatttcttacaATGGCTGTGCAACacagttctttttctttgctctctttgTTGGGACTGAAGGTTTTCTTCTGGCTGTGATGGCATATGATCGCTTCTCAGCCATTTGCTCACCTTTCCTCTACAATGTACGTATGTCTCAGCAGGCTTGTGTTCGCTTGGTGATTGGCTCCTACCTCTGTGGATGCATCAACTCCATGATACAAACAGGTTTCACCTTCAGTTTGCGCTTCTGTGGGGAGAACAGATTGGACCACTTTTTCTGTGACGTCCCAGCCCTGATCAAGATCTCATGTGTTGACACCTTTGTAAATGAGATTGTACTGTTTATTCTCTCTGCCCTCATCATCCTCACCACCACAACTGTCATTCTGGTATCCTATGCTTATATCCTCTCCACTGTCCTGAAGATCCCCTCGACCCACGGCAGGAGCAAGACCTTCTCCACTTGCAGCTCTCACATCACTGTGGTGAGCTTATTCTATGGAACTGTGTTCTTCATGTATGCTCAACCTGGGGCCATCTCCTCACCAGAGGAAAGCAAGATTATAGCTGTGTTCTATACTCTTATCATCCCTATGTTAAATCCTCTGATTTATAGCCTAAGAAACAGAGAGgtgaaaaatgctttaaaaaggaTAATGATGAGAAAAACACCTTCAATTGACCTCTAG
- the LOC138397290 gene encoding olfactory receptor 10C1-like has protein sequence MGGNQSLCTKFTFVAFSSLAELQLLLFVMFLIIYVFTVGGNLIIICLIWVVPSLHTPMYFFLVNLSFLEMCYITSVVPQMLVHLLVKTKTISVAGCAAQMYIFTILGLTECCLLAAMAYDRFVAICRPLHYTLLMSPRVCLKLAAASWVTGVVVESAQTTWIFTLPFCGTGKIQHFFCDIMPVVKLACVDTSQNEIVVFAVSVIFIMSPCFLILCSYVRILVTIVRIPSAAGRRKAFSTCSSHILVVSLFYGTALFTYLQPKTAHTPETDKATALMYTVVTPALNPVIYTLRNKEVKEALQRVTQRNPLRQVA, from the coding sequence ATGGGTGGAAACCAGTCCCTCTGCACCAAATTCACATTTGTGGCTTTTTCCTCTCTAGCAGAATTGCAACTGCTACTCTTCGTTATGTTCTTAATCATCTACGTATTTACTGTGGGAGGAAACCTCATCATCATCTGCCTGATCTGGGTCGTCCCTTCCCTGCACACTCCCATGTATTTCTTCCTAGTGAACCTCTCCTTTTTGGAGATGTGCTATATCACCAGTGTGGTGCCTCAGATGCTGGTGCACCTGCTGGTCAAGACCAAGACCATAAGCGTGGCAGGCTGTGCAGCCCAGATGTACATATTTACCATCTTGGGACTGACAGAATGCTGCCTGCTAGCAGCCATGGCCTATGACCGCTTTGTAGCTATTTGTCGTCCACTTCATTACACTCTCCTGATGAGCCCTCGTGTGTGTTTGAAATTGGCTGCAGCATCTTGGGTCACCGGGGTGGTGGTAGAGTCAGCCCAGACCACCTGGATCTTCACTCTGCCCTTCTGTGGCACAGGAAAGATTCAACACTTTTTTTGTGATATCATGCCCGTAGTGAAACTGGCTTGTGTGGATACCTCCCAAAATGAGATTGTGGTGTTTGCTGTTTCCGTGATTTTCATTATGAGTCCCTGTTTCCTCATTCTGTGCTCCTATGTACGCATTCTTGTGACCATTGTGAGAATCCCTTCGGCAGCCGGCAGACGCAAAGCCTTCTCCACTTGTTCTTCTCATATCCTGGTTGTTTCTCTGTTCTATGGCACCGCCTTGTTCACTTATCTTCAACCTAAGACTGCACACACTCCAGAAACGGACAAAGCAACTGCACTCATGTACACAGTGGTCACACCTGCCCTGAATCCTGTTATCTATACCTTGAGGAACAAGGAAGTGAAGGAAGCTTTGCAAAGGGTAACACAAAGGAACCCTCTTAGACAAGTGGCCTAA